A single genomic interval of Chitinophaga sp. 180180018-3 harbors:
- a CDS encoding FecR domain-containing protein → MKEQRLEELFGRFMHGRLSDMEETELLQLWLDSGLDAQRAKILDAFYDRLPEDKDMTYEEAESIFQKIVHARPPMYRLPKRRAVRWSRWVAAASVVLIVGAVGTLLLFQKKDKPRQFVHRPVVQDVNPPQSNKAMIMLSDGKRLDLDSTVNGPLAVQGNIKLIKLDDGQIVYEKTADDVTTPLPVTYNTLTNPRGSKTIDIALSDGSHVWLNAGSSLTFPVAFAGNERHVSMTGEAYFEVGQDADQPFIITKGETTVKVLGTHFNVNAYDNEEAISVTLLEGRVSVNKANKGVIIQPGQQAIVTNTISIENQVNVNQVMAWKNGLFEFRETDIQTVMRQIERWYDVEVVFDGVITQHFNGSIQRDANISKVLQMLEETGGLRFSIEGKKVVIKKFQRAAG, encoded by the coding sequence ATGAAAGAACAGCGTCTTGAAGAACTGTTTGGCCGGTTTATGCACGGCCGGCTATCAGACATGGAGGAAACGGAATTGTTACAGCTCTGGCTGGATTCCGGTCTGGATGCGCAGCGGGCGAAGATCCTTGATGCCTTCTATGACAGATTGCCTGAAGATAAGGATATGACTTATGAAGAGGCAGAATCGATCTTTCAGAAAATAGTGCACGCCAGGCCGCCTATGTACAGGCTGCCGAAAAGACGCGCTGTCAGGTGGAGCCGCTGGGTAGCTGCGGCATCTGTTGTCCTGATAGTGGGGGCAGTGGGGACTCTTCTTTTATTTCAGAAAAAAGACAAACCCCGGCAGTTTGTTCACAGGCCGGTCGTACAGGACGTAAATCCGCCGCAGAGCAACAAGGCTATGATCATGCTGTCTGATGGAAAAAGGCTTGATTTGGATAGCACTGTTAACGGGCCGTTGGCTGTTCAGGGTAACATAAAACTGATAAAGCTGGATGACGGTCAAATTGTTTATGAAAAAACTGCTGATGACGTGACAACACCGCTTCCTGTCACCTACAACACGCTTACCAATCCCCGGGGAAGTAAAACGATTGATATTGCGCTGTCTGATGGCAGCCATGTGTGGCTGAATGCTGGCAGCTCCCTCACTTTCCCGGTTGCGTTTGCCGGAAATGAAAGACATGTTTCCATGACGGGAGAAGCCTATTTTGAAGTGGGCCAGGACGCGGACCAACCGTTTATTATAACTAAAGGAGAAACGACTGTAAAGGTGCTTGGGACACATTTTAACGTGAACGCCTACGATAATGAGGAGGCTATCAGCGTAACATTACTGGAAGGGCGTGTTAGCGTGAACAAGGCAAACAAGGGAGTCATTATCCAACCGGGACAACAAGCCATTGTTACAAATACAATCAGTATAGAAAATCAGGTGAATGTAAATCAGGTAATGGCCTGGAAAAACGGATTGTTTGAATTTAGGGAAACGGATATTCAAACCGTTATGCGGCAAATTGAAAGATGGTATGACGTGGAAGTAGTGTTTGACGGAGTGATTACACAACATTTTAACGGAAGTATACAAAGAGATGCCAACATCTCCAAAGTGTTGCAGATGCTTGAAGAAACCGGTGGCTTAAGATTTTCCATAGAGGGTAAAAAGGTAGTTATAAAAAAATTCCAGCGTGCTGCGGGTTGA
- a CDS encoding sigma-70 family RNA polymerase sigma factor: MEHTVQSQAVSPALLSVKKLENTSSYNERELLLRIADGDENAFRVLYDQYRKKIYSLGMFLTKSDILAQEMVQDVFMKIWEKRSQLQDIVYFNAWLRTIARNIALNYFRTLAMEKLGMTRLLACPQGDNRFTESDAADREYAQLMQAAINQLPPQQQKVYVLHRQQGLSHEIIARELGISLFTSKKYMKLALHSIRLFLENRINVTILIGLSFYLD; encoded by the coding sequence GTGGAACATACCGTACAAAGTCAGGCAGTTTCACCAGCTTTATTATCTGTAAAGAAATTGGAAAACACTTCATCATATAACGAGCGGGAGTTGTTGTTGCGGATTGCTGATGGCGATGAAAACGCCTTTCGGGTCCTCTATGACCAATATAGGAAGAAGATATATTCGTTGGGGATGTTCCTGACAAAATCCGATATCCTTGCACAGGAGATGGTCCAGGATGTATTTATGAAGATATGGGAGAAGCGAAGCCAATTACAGGACATTGTTTATTTTAATGCGTGGCTGCGTACGATCGCCCGCAACATTGCCCTTAATTATTTTCGCACACTGGCCATGGAAAAGCTGGGGATGACCCGTCTGCTTGCCTGTCCCCAGGGAGATAACAGGTTTACAGAAAGTGATGCCGCCGACCGGGAATATGCTCAATTAATGCAGGCTGCTATCAACCAGCTTCCTCCACAACAGCAGAAAGTGTATGTACTGCACCGGCAGCAAGGGTTATCACATGAAATAATTGCCAGGGAACTGGGCATCTCATTGTTTACCTCAAAGAAATATATGAAACTGGCACTCCATTCCATACGCCTTTTTCTCGAAAACAGAATAAATGTAACTATACTGATTGGTCTTTCCTTTTACCTGGATTAA
- a CDS encoding DUF6036 family nucleotidyltransferase yields the protein MGTIFNDDFREFIQAMNNHDVEYILVGGYAVILHGYRRVTGDMDIWVNRTKENYLKLAHAFQEFGLPIFDMTESKFLDTDTADVFSYGRPPVSIDIITKLKGVNFDDAYPQAQVFNEEGLMIRFLHLNNLIEAKKAAGRHKDLDDIEKLTSGEQQSDI from the coding sequence ATGGGAACTATTTTCAATGATGATTTCCGAGAGTTCATTCAGGCGATGAATAATCATGATGTAGAGTACATTCTTGTGGGAGGTTATGCAGTGATCTTACATGGATACCGCAGAGTAACTGGAGATATGGATATATGGGTTAATAGAACAAAAGAAAACTATTTAAAATTAGCGCATGCGTTTCAGGAATTTGGCCTGCCTATTTTTGATATGACTGAGTCAAAATTTCTTGATACCGATACTGCGGATGTTTTTTCTTATGGACGCCCCCCGGTAAGTATTGATATTATTACAAAACTTAAAGGAGTAAACTTTGACGATGCCTACCCTCAAGCTCAGGTTTTCAATGAAGAAGGATTAATGATCAGATTCCTGCACCTGAACAATCTTATTGAGGCCAAGAAAGCAGCAGGCAGACATAAGGATCTCGATGATATTGAGAAATTAACTTCCGGAGAACAGCAGAGCGACATTTAA
- a CDS encoding 2,3,4,5-tetrahydropyridine-2,6-dicarboxylate N-succinyltransferase has translation MELQQQIQAAFADRSLLAETKYTDAVKEVIEAVDKGHLRVAAPTENGWQVNEWVKQAILLYFSIQPMETMELAPFEFYDKMRLKSNYKDLGVRVVPHAVARYGAYIAKGCILMPSYVNIGAYVDEGTMVDTWATVGSCAQIGKHVHLSGGVGIGGVLEPLQASPVIIEDGCFIGSRCIVVEGVVVEKEAVLGANVVLTQSTKIIDVSGSEPNEYKGRVPARSVVIPGTYTKKFPAGEYQVSCALIIGQRKASTDLKTSLNDTLREFNVAV, from the coding sequence ATGGAATTACAACAACAAATACAGGCGGCCTTTGCTGATCGCAGCCTGTTAGCGGAAACAAAATATACAGATGCGGTTAAAGAAGTAATAGAAGCAGTGGATAAGGGTCATCTGAGAGTTGCCGCGCCAACTGAAAATGGCTGGCAGGTGAACGAATGGGTGAAACAGGCTATTTTGCTGTACTTCTCTATACAACCAATGGAAACAATGGAACTGGCTCCATTTGAATTCTATGATAAAATGAGGTTAAAATCCAACTATAAAGATCTGGGAGTGCGCGTAGTGCCTCATGCAGTAGCCCGTTATGGCGCGTATATCGCGAAGGGTTGTATCCTGATGCCATCTTACGTAAACATTGGCGCCTATGTGGATGAAGGTACCATGGTAGACACATGGGCTACCGTAGGTTCCTGTGCTCAGATCGGTAAACATGTTCACCTGAGTGGCGGTGTTGGTATTGGCGGCGTGCTGGAGCCGCTGCAGGCGAGCCCGGTGATTATTGAAGACGGCTGCTTTATTGGATCGCGTTGTATTGTAGTAGAGGGTGTAGTGGTGGAAAAAGAAGCGGTACTGGGTGCTAACGTGGTGCTGACGCAATCGACCAAGATCATTGACGTAAGCGGCAGCGAGCCGAACGAATACAAGGGTCGCGTACCAGCGCGCAGCGTGGTGATTCCGGGTACTTATACGAAGAAATTCCCTGCAGGTGAATACCAGGTATCCTGTGCCCTGATCATTGGTCAGCGTAAGGCATCTACAGATCTGAAGACGAGCCTGAATGATACTTTGCGTGAATTTAATGTAGCGGTGTAA
- a CDS encoding glycosyltransferase family 1 protein, producing MNRRNTNSRHKESTTPARNLSLNPYLRCMKIGFDAKRAFQNNTGLGNYSRTLISSLAKDFPEDEYFLFAPKQTSMYDVSEWPALRVVTPEKPPYSWLRSAWRSRFVVNDLRRYKLDLYHGLSHELPFGIHKSGVRSVVTMHDLIFERYPRHYNPVDVFTYRRKAQYACLHADKVVAISEQTRQDLISFYNTPADKIEVVYQSCDPAFAITAPDDDIAALGAKYQLPSQYFLYVGSIIERKNLLGIVTAMNTLKGVSDIPLVVLGNGSSYKKKVKAYLDANGLTSQVLFLNEQVRLSNGDLPLLYQGALALIYPSIFEGFGIPILEALLSRTPVITSSGSCFAETAGDAALYVDPLDPHTIATAMREVTSNPSLVKQMQEKGWIHAQRFTPAKCAAAMMKVYQQLNN from the coding sequence ATGAATCGCCGAAATACCAACTCCCGGCACAAAGAATCAACCACTCCCGCCCGCAACCTGTCACTAAACCCTTATCTTCGCTGCATGAAAATAGGATTCGACGCCAAGCGCGCGTTCCAGAATAATACAGGCCTGGGGAACTACAGTCGTACCCTGATATCATCGCTGGCGAAGGATTTTCCGGAAGATGAATACTTCCTCTTTGCCCCTAAACAAACTTCCATGTATGATGTCAGTGAATGGCCTGCCCTCAGGGTGGTAACTCCCGAAAAACCTCCGTATTCCTGGCTCAGATCCGCCTGGCGCAGCCGCTTCGTGGTGAACGATCTCCGGCGTTATAAACTCGACCTGTACCACGGCCTGAGTCATGAACTGCCCTTCGGCATCCATAAAAGCGGTGTCAGATCTGTAGTCACCATGCATGACCTTATCTTTGAAAGATATCCCCGGCATTATAACCCCGTGGATGTATTTACTTATCGCCGTAAGGCACAATATGCCTGTTTGCATGCCGACAAAGTAGTCGCCATCAGCGAACAAACCAGACAGGATCTGATCTCTTTCTATAATACTCCCGCCGATAAGATTGAAGTGGTTTACCAAAGCTGCGATCCGGCGTTTGCCATCACGGCGCCCGATGATGATATTGCGGCCCTGGGCGCGAAATACCAGCTGCCCTCGCAGTATTTCCTCTATGTAGGTTCTATCATTGAACGTAAGAACCTCCTGGGCATCGTAACGGCCATGAATACACTGAAAGGCGTGTCAGACATTCCATTGGTAGTACTGGGCAATGGCAGCAGCTATAAGAAAAAAGTAAAGGCTTACCTGGATGCAAATGGTCTCACCAGTCAGGTGCTATTCCTGAATGAACAGGTAAGGCTGAGCAACGGCGATCTCCCGTTGCTCTATCAGGGCGCGCTCGCACTGATATATCCTTCCATATTCGAAGGCTTTGGTATCCCCATCCTCGAAGCCCTGCTAAGCCGCACGCCCGTGATTACATCCAGCGGCTCCTGCTTTGCGGAAACTGCCGGCGATGCTGCCCTTTACGTCGACCCGCTCGATCCGCATACCATTGCCACTGCTATGCGTGAAGTAACTTCAAATCCCTCCCTCGTGAAGCAGATGCAGGAAAAGGGATGGATCCATGCGCAGCGCTTTACACCCGCAAAATGCGCTGCCGCTATGATGAAAGTTTACCAACAATTAAATAATTGA
- a CDS encoding L-threonylcarbamoyladenylate synthase: protein MFEDDISEALTVLRAGKLILYPTDTIWGIGCDATDETAVSRVFALKQRNESKSLVVLLADVKELLHYVANPRPDIAELLAGFDRPTTVIYEGALGLAPNVINDDGSIAIRIVKDTFCRHLIKRLRKPLVSTSANISGMPSPATFREVTPEIRNGVDYVVKYRQTETTPAAASRIIRINRDGSVAIIRD, encoded by the coding sequence ATGTTTGAAGATGATATCAGCGAGGCGTTAACGGTGCTTCGCGCCGGCAAACTTATCCTTTATCCTACAGATACCATCTGGGGAATCGGTTGCGATGCTACCGATGAAACCGCCGTCAGCAGAGTTTTTGCACTCAAACAACGCAACGAAAGTAAAAGTCTGGTAGTGCTGCTGGCGGATGTAAAAGAGCTGCTGCATTACGTGGCCAATCCCCGCCCCGATATCGCGGAACTGCTGGCTGGCTTCGACCGCCCCACTACGGTGATCTATGAAGGAGCGCTCGGACTGGCTCCCAACGTCATCAATGACGATGGCAGCATCGCTATCCGCATTGTGAAAGATACTTTCTGCCGTCATCTGATAAAACGCCTTCGTAAACCATTGGTATCCACTTCCGCCAATATCAGCGGAATGCCTTCCCCGGCCACTTTCAGGGAAGTAACCCCCGAAATACGCAATGGGGTCGACTATGTAGTGAAATACAGGCAAACGGAAACCACGCCGGCCGCGGCTTCCAGGATTATCAGGATAAACCGCGATGGTTCTGTGGCGATAATACGGGATTAA
- a CDS encoding HD domain-containing protein: protein MISSKPLDIPCSLQERKVLERIALAAHELGVPAYLIGGFVRDKLLGRKTKDMDIVCVGDGIALAHKVAESFGDNVPVNYFKTYGTAQVKWNDLEIEFVGARKESYRRESRNPEVTAGTLQDDQNRRDFTINAMAVSLRDRDYGELLDPFNGLDDLDKKLIRTPLEPAQTFSDDPLRMMRAIRFASQLQFTIIDEALQAIRENADRIRIISQERITDEFNKIMLSQKPSVGLDLLYKTGLLKIIFPQMTDMIGVEMYEGKGHKDNFYHTLQVVDNIAANTRDLWLRWAALLHDIGKPATKKFEPGHGWTFHGHDAVGGKMVSRIFTKLKLPLGEQMKLVKKLVELHLRPISLTKENITDSAIRRLLFDAGDDIEGLMLLCEADITSKNKAKVKRYLENFDLVRKRLREVEESDKIRNWQPPITGEIIMETFGLKPGRIVGDLKTAIREAILDGEIPNTYEAAYAFLLEKASALNLSPVK, encoded by the coding sequence ATGATCAGCAGCAAGCCGTTGGATATTCCCTGCTCCCTGCAGGAAAGAAAAGTACTGGAAAGGATAGCCCTGGCCGCCCATGAACTGGGTGTTCCGGCCTATCTGATCGGGGGCTTCGTGCGGGATAAACTGTTGGGAAGAAAAACAAAGGACATGGACATCGTATGCGTTGGCGATGGTATCGCCCTCGCTCATAAGGTGGCCGAAAGCTTTGGTGACAATGTTCCCGTTAATTACTTCAAAACCTATGGTACTGCCCAGGTGAAATGGAACGACCTGGAAATTGAATTTGTCGGCGCCCGGAAAGAAAGCTACCGCCGGGAATCCCGTAATCCGGAAGTCACTGCAGGTACGCTGCAGGATGATCAGAACCGCCGCGATTTCACCATCAACGCGATGGCAGTAAGCCTCCGCGACCGCGACTATGGCGAACTGCTCGATCCCTTCAACGGATTGGACGATCTCGATAAAAAACTGATCCGTACTCCGCTGGAACCGGCACAAACATTCAGCGACGATCCGCTCCGCATGATGAGAGCTATCCGCTTCGCTTCTCAGCTGCAGTTTACGATCATCGACGAAGCTCTCCAGGCTATCCGGGAAAATGCAGATCGTATCAGAATCATCTCTCAGGAAAGAATAACAGACGAATTCAATAAAATAATGCTCTCCCAGAAACCTTCTGTAGGACTGGATCTCCTCTATAAAACCGGTCTGCTGAAGATTATCTTCCCTCAGATGACAGATATGATAGGAGTGGAGATGTATGAAGGCAAAGGGCATAAAGACAATTTTTATCATACCTTGCAGGTGGTGGATAATATTGCTGCCAATACCCGTGACCTCTGGTTGCGGTGGGCGGCACTGTTACACGATATTGGTAAACCTGCTACCAAGAAGTTTGAGCCAGGCCATGGCTGGACTTTCCATGGGCACGATGCCGTGGGAGGTAAAATGGTGTCACGTATCTTTACGAAACTGAAACTGCCGCTGGGCGAGCAGATGAAACTCGTGAAAAAACTGGTAGAACTGCACCTGCGCCCTATTAGCCTTACGAAAGAAAATATAACAGATTCGGCTATCCGCAGATTGTTATTCGATGCCGGCGACGATATTGAAGGGTTAATGTTGCTCTGTGAAGCCGATATCACCTCAAAAAATAAAGCGAAAGTAAAACGATACCTGGAAAATTTCGACCTTGTACGCAAACGACTCAGGGAAGTGGAGGAAAGCGATAAGATTCGAAACTGGCAGCCTCCCATTACCGGCGAAATCATTATGGAAACATTTGGCCTGAAGCCGGGAAGAATAGTGGGTGACCTGAAAACTGCCATCCGGGAAGCTATACTGGACGGGGAAATTCCGAATACCTATGAGGCAGCCTACGCTTTTTTATTGGAAAAAGCAAGTGCATTGAATCTTAGCCCGGTTAAATAA
- the miaA gene encoding tRNA (adenosine(37)-N6)-dimethylallyltransferase MiaA encodes MQKTVIIIAGPTASGKTALSVQMAKLFNTAVISADSRQCYREISIGTAKPSPEELAAVPHYFINSHSIKEEVNAGIYEKLALVYARNIFKDNNVAIMCGGTGLYIRAFTDGIDDMPVIEPGIRTRLNDIYAQKGISWLQQQLQERDPAFYAGAEIHNPQRLIRALEVLEATGKSITTFRTATRTPRDFNVIKIGITPPKEILHERISHRADLMLEAGLVEEVRAVARYREHNALRTVGYQEIFQYLDGHISLEQAIEDIKVHTRQYAKRQLTWFRKDADIHWFDPRQSDEIIAFVQQQL; translated from the coding sequence TTGCAAAAGACTGTCATCATTATCGCAGGCCCCACCGCTTCAGGTAAAACAGCCCTGTCTGTTCAAATGGCAAAGCTGTTCAATACCGCCGTGATTTCCGCAGATTCCCGGCAATGTTATCGCGAAATCAGCATCGGTACCGCTAAACCATCCCCGGAAGAACTCGCAGCCGTTCCGCATTATTTTATCAATTCCCATAGCATTAAAGAAGAAGTAAATGCAGGGATCTACGAAAAACTGGCATTGGTATACGCCCGCAATATCTTTAAGGATAACAATGTAGCCATTATGTGCGGTGGTACAGGGCTGTACATCCGGGCCTTTACAGACGGCATCGATGATATGCCGGTAATTGAACCGGGAATCCGCACCCGCCTGAACGATATCTACGCGCAGAAAGGTATTTCCTGGCTGCAACAACAATTGCAGGAACGCGATCCCGCATTCTACGCCGGCGCCGAAATCCATAATCCTCAACGCCTGATCCGCGCCCTGGAAGTACTGGAAGCCACCGGCAAATCCATCACTACCTTCCGGACCGCTACCCGCACACCCCGCGATTTCAACGTCATCAAAATCGGTATCACGCCCCCTAAAGAAATATTGCACGAGCGCATCAGCCACAGGGCCGACCTGATGCTGGAAGCTGGTCTCGTAGAGGAAGTGCGTGCGGTTGCCCGCTACCGCGAGCATAACGCCCTGCGTACAGTAGGCTATCAGGAAATATTCCAATACCTCGATGGCCACATCTCGCTTGAGCAGGCCATCGAAGACATAAAAGTACATACCCGCCAATATGCAAAGCGCCAACTGACCTGGTTCAGAAAAGATGCCGACATCCACTGGTTCGATCCCCGCCAGTCTGATGAAATCATCGCGTTCGTTCAGCAGCAGCTTTGA
- a CDS encoding ABC transporter permease produces the protein MLINYLKVACRHLLKNGRFTVLNLIGLSTGLACALLIYLWVHDERSVDKFHTNNSHLFRVLENKPHEKGIETSPGMPGLLAETITTTMPEVVTATVSTPPGWFQKILLTTENKSLKAAGIFADRHYLEVFSYPLIEGNAQLALGNRNGVVVTAALAKRLFGSTGAAVGKTITWKLDRIQETATVTGVLKDIPANSSTRFDFLLPFTAFQDVMNIRDLQPDGPFFTYLVTKPGTDITQLNAKLSKLMTDVSQANPARELFLQHYSDSYLHGSFENGSSAGGRISYVRLFSLVALFIILIACVNFVNLSTAKASGRMKEMGVRKAIGANRGTLIVQYLSESMLITFTAMLLALLLVVLLLPVFNHITDKALTLSPDPGIIGGILAITLVTGLLAGSYPALYLSGFNPLHILKGSVQRGTVTQLLARKGLVVFQFTLSVLFLVAVITVYRQIVFIQSKHPGYDKDNIVYFDVEGKATENMPAFLAALKEIPGVVNASGMVGNVLGAPAIRYTWKGRGVPETILCRPFPVNYGMIETLGLEMVAGRPFSKDFATDSTKIIFNEAAIKLMGINDPVGKVIEFDGARAEILGVVKDFHFQSMHEPIKPLFFKLDFHNSTVMVKLAAGRANETISKLSAFYHHYNPGFTFDYKFLDEDYQAQYAAEQRVGVLSRYFTGLAILISCLGLAGLATYTAESRRKEISIRKVLGATAANISFMLSTEFLRAVVIAIAAGLPLAWYCMDRWLNTFAFHINVGVGVLIFSGGIILLISLCTVSYQSVRAALENPTKGLGI, from the coding sequence ATGCTGATAAACTACCTCAAAGTTGCCTGCCGTCATCTGCTGAAAAACGGGCGCTTTACTGTACTGAATCTCATTGGGCTGTCTACCGGCCTGGCCTGTGCCTTGCTGATCTACCTCTGGGTACACGACGAACGCTCGGTCGATAAATTCCATACCAACAACAGCCATCTTTTCCGGGTATTGGAAAACAAACCGCATGAAAAAGGTATAGAAACGTCGCCCGGAATGCCAGGATTACTGGCGGAAACCATTACCACCACTATGCCCGAAGTGGTCACCGCTACGGTAAGCACTCCTCCGGGCTGGTTTCAGAAAATATTGCTCACTACAGAAAATAAAAGCCTGAAAGCAGCGGGTATTTTTGCGGACCGGCATTACCTGGAAGTATTCTCTTATCCGCTGATCGAAGGAAACGCGCAATTGGCGCTGGGAAACAGGAATGGCGTAGTGGTTACCGCTGCGCTGGCAAAACGTCTTTTCGGCAGCACGGGCGCCGCAGTAGGCAAAACCATCACCTGGAAACTCGACCGCATACAGGAAACAGCTACTGTTACCGGTGTGCTGAAAGATATTCCCGCAAATTCTTCTACCCGCTTCGATTTTCTGCTGCCATTCACCGCTTTTCAGGACGTGATGAATATCCGCGATCTCCAGCCGGATGGTCCTTTCTTTACCTACCTGGTAACAAAGCCAGGAACCGATATCACTCAGCTCAATGCTAAGCTGAGCAAGCTGATGACAGATGTTAGCCAGGCCAATCCCGCCCGGGAGCTGTTCCTGCAGCATTACAGCGATAGCTACCTGCATGGCAGTTTTGAAAACGGCAGCTCTGCCGGCGGCCGCATCAGCTATGTCAGGCTGTTTTCATTGGTGGCCCTGTTCATTATCCTGATCGCTTGTGTGAATTTCGTGAACCTCTCTACTGCAAAGGCTTCCGGCCGGATGAAGGAAATGGGCGTGCGTAAAGCAATAGGCGCCAATCGCGGTACCCTCATCGTGCAGTATCTCAGCGAATCCATGCTGATCACATTCACCGCCATGCTGCTGGCGTTGTTGCTGGTAGTACTGCTGCTGCCGGTATTTAATCATATCACTGATAAAGCCCTGACGCTTTCTCCTGATCCCGGTATCATCGGCGGTATACTGGCTATTACACTGGTTACCGGTCTGTTGGCCGGCAGCTATCCCGCCTTATACCTTTCCGGATTCAATCCGCTACATATACTGAAAGGAAGCGTGCAACGTGGTACAGTCACACAACTGCTCGCACGGAAAGGGCTGGTGGTATTCCAGTTCACGTTATCGGTGCTGTTCCTCGTGGCTGTGATCACCGTGTACCGCCAGATCGTGTTCATACAATCCAAACATCCGGGATACGATAAAGACAATATCGTCTACTTCGATGTGGAAGGAAAAGCCACCGAAAATATGCCCGCTTTCCTGGCGGCGCTGAAAGAGATCCCCGGCGTAGTTAATGCTTCGGGCATGGTAGGAAATGTGCTGGGGGCGCCTGCTATCAGATATACCTGGAAGGGGCGTGGTGTGCCGGAAACAATCCTGTGCCGCCCGTTCCCGGTGAACTACGGCATGATCGAAACATTAGGCCTCGAAATGGTGGCCGGCCGGCCTTTTTCGAAGGATTTTGCTACAGATAGTACGAAAATCATTTTTAACGAAGCGGCAATAAAACTCATGGGCATCAATGATCCGGTAGGCAAGGTGATTGAATTCGACGGTGCCAGAGCTGAAATATTGGGCGTGGTGAAGGATTTTCATTTTCAATCCATGCACGAGCCTATCAAACCGCTGTTCTTTAAACTCGATTTTCACAACAGCACGGTGATGGTGAAATTAGCAGCCGGACGTGCGAACGAGACGATCAGCAAACTGTCTGCCTTCTATCATCATTACAACCCCGGCTTTACCTTCGACTATAAATTCCTGGATGAAGATTATCAGGCCCAATATGCAGCAGAGCAGCGGGTGGGGGTATTGTCCAGGTATTTTACCGGCCTGGCTATTCTTATTTCCTGCCTGGGACTCGCCGGGCTGGCTACCTACACCGCTGAAAGCCGGCGTAAAGAAATTAGTATCCGTAAAGTGCTGGGTGCTACTGCTGCCAATATCAGCTTCATGCTATCCACCGAATTCCTTCGTGCCGTTGTAATCGCCATTGCTGCAGGGCTCCCGCTGGCCTGGTATTGCATGGATCGCTGGTTGAATACTTTTGCTTTTCACATTAATGTAGGCGTAGGAGTGCTGATATTTTCGGGAGGTATCATACTGTTGATCTCTCTTTGCACAGTGAGCTATCAATCTGTACGCGCAGCGCTGGAAAACCCCACGAAAGGATTAGGAATATAG